One window of the Shewanella cyperi genome contains the following:
- the rpsF gene encoding 30S ribosomal protein S6, with product MRHYEIVFMVHPDQSEQVPGMIERYTGVITEANGKIHRLEDWGRRQLAYPIQDLHKAHYVLMNVEATAESVEELETAFRFNDAVLRSMVMRTKGAITETSPMAKAKDERDARRSAHSDRAAEEAEENAEEIAE from the coding sequence ATGCGTCATTACGAAATCGTATTTATGGTTCACCCAGATCAGAGTGAACAAGTACCTGGTATGATTGAGCGTTACACCGGTGTTATCACCGAAGCTAACGGCAAAATCCACCGTTTGGAAGACTGGGGTCGTCGTCAACTGGCTTACCCAATCCAAGACCTGCACAAGGCCCACTACGTTCTGATGAACGTTGAAGCCACTGCCGAGTCTGTTGAAGAGCTGGAGACTGCTTTCCGTTTCAACGACGCTGTTCTGCGTAGCATGGTTATGCGTACCAAGGGTGCCATCACCGAAACTTCTCCAATGGCCAAAGCCAAAGATGAGCGCGATGCACGTCGTAGCGCCCATAGCGACAGAGCCGCTGAAGAAGCCGAAGAAAACGCTGAAGAAATCGCTGAGTAA
- the priB gene encoding primosomal replication protein N, with protein sequence MTANHLVLAGTVIRARRFNSPAGIPHCVIQLEHRSQRFEAELPRNVYCLIQVVMSGKHFECIADKLKAGVEIQVQGFIALQQNRNGQSRLVLHAENVELKT encoded by the coding sequence GTGACCGCCAATCACCTGGTGTTGGCTGGCACCGTTATTCGGGCCAGACGCTTTAACAGCCCAGCAGGGATCCCACACTGTGTGATCCAGTTGGAACACCGGAGTCAACGTTTTGAAGCCGAGTTGCCAAGAAACGTATACTGCCTGATACAGGTAGTGATGAGCGGCAAGCACTTTGAGTGCATCGCAGACAAGCTGAAAGCAGGTGTGGAGATTCAGGTACAAGGTTTTATCGCGCTTCAACAGAATCGCAATGGCCAAAGCCGCCTGGTACTGCACGCCGAAAATGTCGAATTGAAAACTTAG